GGGGCGATGGCTGATAAAGTCGGCGGCGCCGTTGGGATGGAGTTGCATGCTGTGCGCCCAGCCGGATTCGTCGGCCAGATAGTCAATAAAAAAGACCACTTCCGGGTCAAAGGCCAGGTCAGGAGCCAGCATGTTGTGTTTTTCAGGATTCATTTCCAAATCCGCCAGGAATTCACGATAGCCTTCCGGCGGGTGGATGTGGGAGGGAATGCTGCTGCGCACACGCACGTGGTTGGGGTTGCAGGGGGCGCTGTAGACCAGTTTGCCGTTGTCAACCGGGCGGAAGTTGACGTGCGCCAGGTACATCAATTCCATTGCCGAACGTTTGAGGTTTTTGATGGTCATTGAAACGGCCACGCGGCTGGAGCGGGCATAAAGTTTTACCAGGGGTTGGGCCAGGTAATTGTGGTTAAAAGCCACGGTGTATTGATAAGCGCCGGTGACGCCCATGTACGGGCCGCGTTCATCCCGGCCCAGCACCAGTTGGGCGGTTTGATAGGGGGCGTTGGGCAACTCGCCATGCAGGGGATGCGAGTCGGCTGCAGTAGGGACGCCCATAGCCGTAGCGCCGCAGTGGACCAGAAACGCGCCGTAGGTGTGCAGGTAGGCGGTGGTGGGATAGGGCGCGGTAAACATAGATTTCATGGTCAGGGTGCGCCCGTGAAATTCAACGTCCCAGATTTGTTGGCCCTGAAAGGGCAGCATCACCAGTTGGCCCACTTGGTTGGCCAAACGCAGACCGGCTACACCCGTGCTGAACAAGAATGTAGAAGCGTTTAGCCCTTCGTATTCGGCCAGAGTCTTTTCGGCCT
This portion of the Anaerolineae bacterium genome encodes:
- a CDS encoding DUF4432 family protein gives rise to the protein MSWQTTIHLQPNFFTKAEKTLAEYEGLNASTFLFSTGVAGLRLANQVGQLVMLPFQGQQIWDVEFHGRTLTMKSMFTAPYPTTAYLHTYGAFLVHCGATAMGVPTAADSHPLHGELPNAPYQTAQLVLGRDERGPYMGVTGAYQYTVAFNHNYLAQPLVKLYARSSRVAVSMTIKNLKRSAMELMYLAHVNFRPVDNGKLVYSAPCNPNHVRVRSSIPSHIHPPEGYREFLADLEMNPEKHNMLAPDLAFDPEVVFFIDYLADESGWAHSMQLHPNGAADFISHRPAQLDHGVRWISRTADQDCLGLLLPATAEPEGYTAEKAKGNLKVLPPGGEFHFDLEVGALSQTEAKEMQAKIDKILE